The following are encoded together in the Culex pipiens pallens isolate TS chromosome 1, TS_CPP_V2, whole genome shotgun sequence genome:
- the LOC120421087 gene encoding piggyBac transposable element-derived protein 4-like, producing MDYGSDSDGEIPDYDIDDEIDEPFPWDLESDQEDNNEEEEEEAERIYLNKAQDMEWTSKFHETGWDKNRQKFSESEGSFNVDPMKIRTPKDAFVEFVDAEMLESITKYTNAEAVAAGDSKFKPVSSDEFLAWMSCSVAAGLMGANHTGARALWTTDTVYGSGFFRSVMSLERYQAICKYVRFDDSVARRTPRQYGDQAKPTYTKSADRLAPIRPILELFRKNFRDKYSPGENVAVDERIVSFRGRVEFRVYSKGKPDPYGIKVFGLSDADSAYFSTFDVYTGKVGNTAEVGQGKRVVLQLTEPYIGSGRRVVFDNFFTSIPLCEELVERNLPCIGTLRKNKREIPVVVQDALKDTARENKHVIMLSTDPTVIPSESIAEVGTGAEKPAVVEMYNKYKGGVDLTDQTVIITVLTRIRSQETVSLSNPFHMPSLTKSLAQQMGYTA from the exons ATGGATTACGGCAGCGATTCGGACGGGGAAATTCCAGACTACGACATCGACGACGAAATTGACGAACCATTTCCGTGGGATTTAGAATCcgatcaagaagacaacaatgaagaagaagaagaagaagcagaacGGATTTACCTCAACAAGGCACAAGATATGGAGTGGACATCGAAGTTCCACGAGACAGGCTGGGACAAGAACCGCCAAAAGTTCTCGGAATCTGAGGGCAGCTTCAATGTCGATCCCATGAAGATTCGCACTCCCAAGGACGCATTCGTTGAGTTTGTGGACGCAGAAATGCTTGAATCTATCACAAAATACACGAATGCTGAGGCTGTTGCGGCTGGTGACTCCAAGTTCAAACCCGTATCCAGCGATGAGTTCTTGGCCTGGATGTCCTGCTCTGTGGCGGCAGGTTTGATGGGAGCCAACCACACGGGTGCACGAGCGTTATGGACAACCGACACTGTGTATGGATCAGGATTTTTCCGGTCGGTGATGAGTTTGGAGCGCTATCAGGCAATATGCAAATATGTACGATTTGACGACTCGGTCGCCCGGAGGACTCCGCGACAATATGGCGATCAGGCAAAGCCCACATACACGAAATCCGCAGACCGTCTTGCGCCGATCCGGCCGATTCTGGAACTTTTCCGAAAGAACTTTCGGGACAAATATTCACCCGGTGAAAATGTTGCAGTGGATGAACGAATTGTTAGTTTTAGAGGAAGAGTAGAGTTTCGCGTCTACAGTAAGGGAAAGCCTGATCCGTACGGCATAAAAGTGTTCGGATTATCCGATGCGGACAGCGCGTATTTTTCGACATTTGATGTTTACACCG GCAAGGTTGGAAATACCGCCGAAGTTGGCCAAGGTAAACGCGTAGTGCTGCAGCTGACGGAGCCTTATATCGGTTCAGGTCGTCGCGTGGTGTTTGATAATTTCTTCACATCGATCCCACTGTGCGAGGAGCTGGTGGAGAGGAATTTACCCTGTATTGGTACGCTCCGCAAAAATAAGCGGGAAATACCGGTGGTCGTCCAGGATGCATTGAAGGACACGGCTCGTGAG AACAAGCACGTGATCATGCTGTCGACGGACCCCACAGTGATTCCATCCGAGTCGATAGCGGAAGTTGGAACCGGAGCAGAAAAG CCAGCAGTTGTAGAAATGTACAACAAGTACAAAGGAGGCGTGGATTTGACGGACCAG